Proteins from a single region of Rhodovibrio salinarum DSM 9154:
- the trkA gene encoding Trk system potassium transporter TrkA, with amino-acid sequence MKVIICGAGQVGFNIARYLASENADITVIDRSQELIQRITDTLDVQGLVGFASHPDVLERAGAADADMVVAVTYADEVNMVACQICHSIFEVPTKIARVRHQSYLDPQWSDLFSREHMPIDHIISPEIEVARAIGRRLQVPGAFDVIPLSSGKVSLIGVHCTESTPILNTPLRQLTGMFPDLHIVIVGIQREGRGIVPTADDQLLEGDDVYFVAETSHLMRAMAAFGHEEREARRVIIVGGGNIGLNLARQVEQHNPHVALKLVEVDKARAEQVAQTLDRTVVIHGSALDTEILEETNVKTAEAIVAVSNDDEVNILASLLAKRYGCRRAVTLVNKTSYGGLIGSLGIDTVVSPRAITVSTILQYVRRGRIRSVHSLSEGFGELIEAEALETSSLVGVPIKDARLPEGVLIGAIVRGKRIVIPRGETVVRAGDRVIIFSTTSSVKKVERLFSVKLEFF; translated from the coding sequence ATGAAGGTTATCATCTGCGGGGCCGGGCAGGTCGGCTTCAACATCGCGCGCTATCTCGCGAGCGAGAACGCCGACATCACGGTCATCGACCGCTCGCAGGAGCTGATTCAGCGGATCACCGACACACTGGACGTCCAGGGGTTGGTGGGCTTCGCCTCCCACCCGGACGTGTTGGAGCGCGCGGGCGCGGCCGACGCCGACATGGTGGTCGCGGTCACCTACGCCGACGAGGTCAACATGGTGGCTTGCCAGATCTGCCATTCGATCTTCGAGGTGCCGACCAAGATCGCGCGGGTGCGCCACCAGTCCTACCTCGATCCGCAGTGGTCCGATCTGTTTTCGCGCGAGCATATGCCGATCGACCACATTATCTCGCCCGAGATCGAGGTGGCGCGCGCGATCGGCCGGCGGCTGCAGGTTCCGGGTGCGTTCGACGTGATCCCGCTGTCCAGCGGCAAGGTGTCGCTGATCGGCGTGCACTGCACGGAATCGACGCCGATCCTGAACACGCCGCTGCGCCAGCTGACCGGCATGTTCCCGGATCTGCACATCGTGATCGTCGGCATCCAGCGCGAAGGTCGCGGCATCGTGCCCACCGCCGACGATCAACTGCTGGAGGGGGACGACGTCTACTTCGTCGCCGAGACCTCGCACCTGATGCGCGCCATGGCCGCCTTCGGCCACGAGGAGCGCGAGGCGCGCCGGGTGATCATCGTGGGCGGCGGCAACATCGGCCTGAACCTTGCCCGGCAGGTCGAGCAGCACAATCCGCACGTTGCGCTCAAGCTGGTCGAGGTCGACAAGGCCCGGGCGGAGCAGGTGGCCCAGACGCTGGACCGCACCGTGGTGATCCACGGCAGTGCATTGGATACCGAGATCCTGGAAGAGACCAACGTCAAGACGGCGGAGGCGATCGTCGCCGTCTCCAACGACGATGAGGTCAACATCCTGGCCTCGCTGCTCGCCAAGCGCTACGGCTGCCGCCGGGCGGTCACGCTGGTCAACAAAACGAGCTACGGCGGGCTGATCGGCTCGCTTGGCATCGACACGGTGGTGAGCCCGCGGGCGATTACCGTGTCGACCATTCTGCAGTACGTCCGGCGCGGGCGGATCCGCTCCGTTCACTCGCTTTCCGAAGGTTTCGGCGAGCTGATCGAGGCGGAGGCGCTGGAGACCTCCAGCCTGGTCGGCGTGCCGATCAAGGATGCGCGCCTGCCCGAGGGCGTGCTGATCGGGGCGATCGTGCGCGGCAAGCGCATCGTGATCCCGCGCGGCGAGACGGTCGTGCGCGCCGGCGACCGGGTGATCATCTTCTCCACCACGTCCAGCGTGAAGAAGGTGGAACGTCTGTTCTCCGTAAAGCTGGAATTCTTCTGA
- the hfq gene encoding RNA chaperone Hfq, translating into MAADKSQNVQDVFLNHIRKQKVPVTVFLVNGVKLQGIVTWFDNFCVLLRRDQHSQLVYKHAISTVMPASPISLFEGQKEEAEA; encoded by the coding sequence ATGGCCGCTGACAAGTCCCAGAACGTTCAGGACGTGTTCCTGAACCACATCCGCAAGCAGAAGGTTCCCGTGACCGTATTCCTGGTCAACGGGGTGAAGCTCCAGGGCATCGTGACCTGGTTCGACAATTTCTGCGTTCTGCTGCGCCGCGACCAGCATTCGCAGTTGGTCTACAAGCATGCCATCTCGACGGTGATGCCGGCCTCGCCGATTTCCCTGTTCGAGGGCCAGAAGGAGGAGGCCGAGGCCTAA
- the ntrX gene encoding nitrogen assimilation response regulator NtrX has product MAHDILIVDDEADIRSAVTGILEDEGYECRTAGDSDQALEGIRNRRPSLVMLDIWLQNSAMDGLEILQLLQREQPDLPVVMISGHGTIESAVWAIKEGAYDFIEKPFKTDRMLLVIERALEAARLKSENAELRLRAGTEAELIGHSQPVQTLQQAVQKVAPTGSRVLVTGPAGAGKEVVARMLHRRSRRAAGPFVVLNCAIMHPDRLETELFGVEAEADQSEGGGKVGQFERAHGGTLVLDEVADMPLETQGKIVRVLQDQSFQRVGGTKRVEVDVRVIASSNRDLEHLLEEGRFRQDLYYRLNVVPLRVPSLHERVEDVPALVSHFMTRAAKSAGLPPRLLSDDAMAALQAYSWPGNVRQLRNVIDWLLIMAPGDPQDPIRADMLPPEIGSSAPAALRADAGGEIMSLPLREARELFEKQYLEAQVLRFGGNISRTASFVGMERSALHRKLRSLGIQPATETR; this is encoded by the coding sequence ATGGCGCACGACATCCTGATCGTTGACGACGAGGCCGACATCCGTTCGGCGGTTACCGGCATTCTGGAAGACGAAGGCTACGAATGCCGTACCGCTGGCGATAGTGACCAGGCGTTGGAGGGAATCCGGAACCGCCGGCCGAGCCTGGTGATGCTCGACATTTGGTTGCAGAACTCCGCCATGGACGGGCTGGAGATCCTGCAGCTTCTGCAGCGCGAGCAGCCGGACCTCCCGGTGGTGATGATCTCCGGTCACGGCACGATCGAAAGCGCGGTCTGGGCGATCAAGGAAGGCGCCTACGACTTCATCGAGAAGCCATTCAAGACCGACCGCATGCTGCTGGTGATCGAGCGTGCGCTCGAAGCCGCCCGGCTGAAGAGCGAGAATGCCGAGCTGCGTCTGCGCGCCGGCACGGAGGCCGAGCTGATCGGCCACTCCCAGCCGGTGCAGACGCTCCAGCAAGCGGTGCAGAAGGTGGCGCCGACCGGCAGCCGTGTGCTGGTGACCGGTCCAGCCGGTGCGGGCAAGGAGGTCGTTGCGCGCATGCTGCACCGTCGGTCGCGCCGCGCGGCAGGGCCGTTCGTCGTACTGAACTGCGCGATCATGCATCCCGATCGGTTAGAGACCGAGCTGTTCGGTGTCGAGGCGGAGGCCGACCAGTCGGAAGGTGGTGGCAAGGTCGGCCAGTTCGAACGCGCCCATGGCGGCACGCTGGTGCTCGACGAGGTCGCCGACATGCCGCTGGAAACCCAGGGTAAGATTGTCCGCGTGCTGCAGGATCAGAGCTTCCAGCGCGTCGGCGGCACCAAGCGGGTCGAGGTCGATGTTCGGGTGATTGCCTCGTCCAACCGCGATCTGGAGCACCTCCTGGAGGAGGGGCGCTTCCGCCAGGACCTGTACTACCGCTTGAACGTTGTGCCGTTGCGGGTACCAAGCTTGCACGAGCGGGTAGAAGACGTGCCCGCCCTGGTTTCGCACTTCATGACACGTGCGGCGAAGAGTGCCGGCCTGCCACCGCGTCTTTTGAGCGACGACGCCATGGCGGCCCTGCAGGCGTACAGTTGGCCGGGTAACGTGCGCCAGTTGCGCAATGTAATCGATTGGCTGCTGATCATGGCCCCGGGCGATCCGCAGGACCCGATCCGGGCGGACATGCTGCCCCCCGAGATCGGCTCCAGCGCGCCCGCGGCGCTGCGCGCCGATGCCGGCGGCGAGATCATGTCTCTGCCGCTGCGCGAGGCGCGGGAGCTGTTCGAAAAACAGTACCTGGAGGCCCAGGTCCTGCGCTTCGGCGGCAATATCTCCCGCACCGCGAGCTTTGTCGGGATGGAGCGCAGTGCGTTGCACCGCAAGCTGCGGTCACTTGGGATTCAGCCAGCGACGGAGACACGGTGA
- the groES gene encoding co-chaperone GroES — MKFRPLHDRVAVEPMEQEEKSAGGVIIPDTAKEKPMQGKVVAVGDGAKGDDGKKVPLDVKEGDTVLYGKWAGTEISIEGQTVLVMRESDVMGVVA, encoded by the coding sequence ATGAAATTCCGGCCGCTGCATGACCGCGTAGCCGTCGAGCCGATGGAGCAGGAGGAGAAGTCGGCCGGCGGTGTGATCATTCCGGATACCGCCAAGGAGAAGCCGATGCAGGGCAAGGTCGTCGCCGTCGGCGACGGCGCCAAGGGCGACGACGGGAAGAAGGTCCCGCTCGACGTCAAGGAAGGCGATACGGTCCTGTACGGCAAGTGGGCCGGCACGGAGATCAGCATCGAGGGTCAGACGGTGCTGGTCATGCGCGAGTCCGACGTCATGGGCGTCGTGGCGTAA
- the hflX gene encoding GTPase HflX: MVVHPDLRTGETLSRTPEARLDEAAGLAEAIDLEVVAAEVCRVSRPNAGTLLGSGNVERYRLLVQVEEIGIAIVDADLSPVQQRNLEQAWNCKVVDRTGLILEIFGARARTKEGQLQVELAALTYQRSRLVRSWTHLERQRGGYGFMGGPGERQIEMDRRIIDDRITRLKRDLEEVRKTRDEHRKQRRRVPYPVIALVGYTNAGKSTLFNRLSRATVFEHDMLFATLDPTMRGIRLPDGQDVILSDTVGFISDLPTQLVAAFRATLEEVQEADIIVHVRDVSHPDSEAQKQDVEQVLRELNVGTAVDEGLVEALNKIDKLSPEQRQAVEQQAARDPNEVPVSAQTGEGTQALGRAIEARLSASFRCVDVHVPLEDGRALAWLYDRGHVMDRHDDERYAHLRVHLDPADVERFQYRHGEHVQVDN, translated from the coding sequence TTGGTCGTTCATCCCGACTTGCGTACCGGCGAGACGCTATCGCGCACGCCCGAGGCCCGGCTCGACGAGGCCGCCGGCTTGGCCGAAGCGATCGACCTTGAGGTGGTCGCGGCCGAGGTTTGCCGTGTGTCGCGGCCGAACGCAGGGACGTTACTCGGCAGCGGCAACGTCGAACGCTACCGTCTACTCGTCCAGGTTGAGGAAATCGGCATCGCGATCGTCGATGCCGATCTGTCCCCTGTGCAGCAGCGCAACCTGGAGCAGGCCTGGAACTGCAAGGTCGTCGACCGTACCGGTCTGATCCTGGAGATCTTTGGGGCGCGTGCGCGGACCAAGGAAGGCCAGCTTCAGGTCGAACTCGCCGCGTTGACCTACCAGCGCTCGCGTCTGGTGCGCTCCTGGACCCACCTGGAGCGCCAGCGCGGCGGCTATGGTTTCATGGGCGGTCCCGGCGAGCGCCAGATCGAGATGGACCGCCGGATCATCGACGACCGGATCACCCGGTTGAAGCGCGACCTGGAAGAGGTCCGCAAGACCCGCGACGAACACCGCAAGCAGCGCCGCCGGGTGCCGTATCCGGTGATCGCGCTGGTCGGCTACACCAACGCCGGAAAGTCGACGCTTTTCAATCGGCTGAGCCGGGCGACGGTGTTCGAGCACGACATGCTGTTCGCCACGCTCGACCCGACGATGCGCGGCATCCGGCTGCCGGACGGGCAGGACGTCATCCTGTCCGATACCGTGGGCTTCATCTCCGACCTGCCGACCCAGCTCGTGGCCGCTTTCCGCGCGACGCTGGAGGAGGTGCAGGAGGCGGACATCATCGTTCACGTCCGCGACGTTTCCCACCCCGACAGCGAGGCGCAGAAGCAGGACGTCGAACAGGTGCTGCGCGAACTCAACGTCGGGACGGCGGTCGACGAGGGCTTGGTCGAGGCCTTGAACAAGATCGACAAGCTCAGCCCCGAGCAGCGCCAGGCGGTCGAACAACAGGCCGCACGCGATCCCAACGAGGTACCGGTCTCGGCCCAGACGGGCGAGGGGACACAGGCGCTTGGCCGTGCGATCGAGGCGCGCCTGTCCGCGAGCTTCCGGTGCGTCGACGTGCATGTCCCGCTGGAGGACGGCCGGGCGCTCGCCTGGCTGTACGACCGCGGGCACGTCATGGACCGGCACGACGACGAGCGTTATGCCCACCTGCGCGTCCACCTCGATCCGGCGGATGTGGAACGCTTCCAGTACCGCCACGGCGAGCACGTTCAGGTCGACAACTGA
- a CDS encoding D-amino-acid transaminase yields the protein MPRYAYANGRFVPHNQASVHIEDRGYQFADGVYEVVPVHQGHVVDEEPHLDRLERSLAELRIDMPMTRHALKLVSHELIRRNVLTNGFIYMQVTRGVAPRDHKFPKSKPRPALTMTTRQLPAKSEAQLEQGFAVITAPDQRWKRCDIKSIALLPNILAKQQAAEAGCDEAWLIDADGNVTEGAATNAWIVTPDKKVVTRQADHAILPGITRLSLTKLMAREGYELEIRPFSKEEAMNATEAFLTSSTNHVMPITKIDGQPVGNGHPGILTLKLREAYVEQVVNEGRGAAPGDIYNSMAV from the coding sequence ATGCCGCGCTACGCCTACGCCAACGGCCGCTTCGTCCCGCACAACCAGGCCAGCGTCCATATCGAGGACCGCGGCTACCAGTTCGCCGACGGCGTCTACGAGGTCGTGCCGGTGCACCAGGGTCACGTGGTCGACGAGGAGCCGCATCTGGACCGGCTTGAGCGGTCGCTCGCCGAGTTGCGGATCGACATGCCGATGACGCGTCACGCGCTCAAGCTGGTCAGCCACGAACTGATCCGGCGCAACGTGCTGACCAACGGCTTTATCTACATGCAGGTGACCCGTGGGGTCGCCCCGCGCGACCACAAGTTCCCGAAGTCCAAGCCGCGCCCGGCGCTGACGATGACCACGCGGCAGTTGCCGGCCAAGTCGGAGGCGCAGCTGGAGCAGGGGTTCGCCGTGATTACCGCGCCCGACCAGCGTTGGAAGCGCTGCGATATCAAGTCGATCGCGCTGCTTCCGAACATTCTGGCGAAGCAGCAGGCGGCCGAAGCCGGGTGCGACGAGGCCTGGCTGATCGACGCCGACGGCAACGTCACCGAAGGTGCGGCGACCAACGCTTGGATCGTCACGCCCGACAAGAAGGTGGTTACCCGTCAGGCCGACCATGCGATTCTGCCTGGTATCACGCGGCTGTCGTTGACCAAGTTGATGGCGCGCGAGGGCTACGAGCTGGAGATTCGTCCGTTCAGCAAGGAGGAGGCGATGAACGCCACCGAGGCGTTCCTGACCTCTTCGACCAACCACGTCATGCCGATCACCAAGATCGATGGCCAGCCGGTCGGTAACGGTCACCCCGGCATCCTGACCCTGAAGCTCCGCGAGGCCTACGTTGAGCAGGTCGTGAACGAGGGTCGCGGTGCGGCACCGGGGGACATCTACAACTCGATGGCCGTGTGA
- a CDS encoding (2Fe-2S)-binding protein, whose product MYICLCNAISDKHVRACAGQGRCSVSDVYKARGCQAQCGKCAKSIRAILDELAPQPTGTGAYLEGAAAKPSE is encoded by the coding sequence GTGTACATCTGTCTGTGCAACGCCATCTCCGACAAACACGTCCGCGCCTGTGCAGGCCAGGGTCGCTGTTCCGTATCCGATGTCTACAAGGCCCGCGGCTGCCAGGCGCAGTGCGGCAAGTGCGCAAAGTCGATCCGCGCGATCCTGGACGAACTCGCGCCCCAGCCAACGGGCACGGGCGCCTATCTTGAAGGGGCCGCCGCCAAGCCTTCCGAATAG
- the bfr gene encoding bacterioferritin has translation MKGDQKVIAYLNQALKNELTAINQYFLHARMLDDWGVTKLGAKEYQESIEEMNHADKLIQRILFLEGLPNLQDLGKLQIGENVKEVLECDLKIEYDACPELREAAKYADGIGDLPSRDLFREILREEEEHIDYLETQLGLLERIGEERYTLLNSDSADKGE, from the coding sequence ATGAAAGGCGACCAGAAGGTTATCGCGTACCTGAATCAGGCGCTCAAAAACGAGCTCACCGCGATCAACCAATACTTCCTGCACGCGCGCATGCTCGACGACTGGGGCGTCACCAAGCTGGGCGCCAAGGAGTACCAGGAATCGATTGAGGAGATGAATCACGCTGACAAGCTGATCCAGCGTATTCTGTTCCTGGAAGGTCTGCCGAATTTACAGGACCTCGGCAAGCTGCAGATCGGCGAAAACGTGAAGGAGGTCCTGGAGTGCGACCTCAAGATCGAATACGACGCCTGCCCCGAGCTGCGCGAGGCCGCGAAGTACGCCGATGGAATCGGCGACCTGCCAAGCCGCGATCTGTTCCGTGAGATCCTGCGCGAGGAAGAGGAACACATCGACTATCTGGAGACCCAACTCGGCCTCCTGGAGCGCATCGGCGAAGAGCGCTACACCCTGCTGAATTCGGACTCGGCGGATAAGGGCGAATAA
- the recO gene encoding DNA repair protein RecO has product MIEWRDEGIVLSARPHGEDAVVVQLLTRERGRHAGLVRGGQSKRQRGTFQPGNRVDASWKARLPDYLGTLTCELQSSPVARLFDHPERLDALSAAVGVAEHALPERTAHPAAFEGTAALLEALYGDHWAEALVHWELLLLREVGFGLDLTQCAGGGPNDQLAFVSPRTGRAVSLSKGEPYRDKLLPLPGFLAGYGGGGVREVALGLKLTGYFLRRHVFHPDDRDLPAARLRVAERFERTTGEDAGAALDPAPGSG; this is encoded by the coding sequence ATGATCGAATGGCGTGACGAAGGCATCGTGCTATCCGCGCGGCCGCATGGCGAGGATGCGGTCGTGGTGCAGTTGCTGACCCGTGAGCGCGGCCGGCATGCCGGCTTGGTCCGTGGCGGGCAGTCGAAGCGTCAGCGCGGCACCTTTCAGCCAGGGAACCGGGTTGATGCGTCCTGGAAGGCGCGGTTGCCGGATTACCTGGGGACCCTGACCTGTGAACTGCAGAGCAGCCCGGTCGCACGCCTGTTCGACCATCCGGAGCGATTAGACGCCCTGTCGGCCGCGGTCGGTGTCGCGGAGCATGCGCTGCCGGAGCGCACAGCCCATCCAGCCGCGTTCGAGGGGACGGCGGCGCTGCTGGAAGCTCTGTACGGCGACCACTGGGCGGAAGCGCTGGTGCACTGGGAACTGCTGCTGCTCCGCGAGGTCGGTTTCGGACTCGACTTGACGCAGTGCGCCGGCGGCGGGCCGAACGACCAGTTGGCATTCGTCTCCCCACGTACGGGCCGCGCGGTGTCGCTGTCCAAGGGGGAGCCGTATCGCGACAAGCTGCTGCCGTTGCCGGGCTTCCTGGCCGGCTACGGTGGTGGAGGCGTTCGAGAGGTCGCGCTTGGCCTCAAGCTGACCGGCTATTTCCTGCGTCGACACGTCTTCCACCCCGACGATCGCGACCTGCCGGCCGCGCGTCTGCGTGTCGCGGAGCGTTTCGAGCGAACCACCGGGGAGGATGCCGGAGCGGCT
- the groL gene encoding chaperonin GroEL (60 kDa chaperone family; promotes refolding of misfolded polypeptides especially under stressful conditions; forms two stacked rings of heptamers to form a barrel-shaped 14mer; ends can be capped by GroES; misfolded proteins enter the barrel where they are refolded when GroES binds) — protein MAAKDVRFSQDARQRMLRGVDTLADAVKVTLGPKGRNVVIDKSFGSPRSTKDGVSVAKEIELQDKFENMGAQMVREVATKTSDVAGDGTTTATVLARAIVREGAKAVAAGMNPMDLKRGIDQAVEKVVEDVRKRSRQISTNDEVTQIGTISANGDKEIGGMLADAMSKVGQEGVITVEEAKSLETELDVVEGMQFDRGYLSPYFVTNSEKMLCEMENPYILLHEKKLNSLQPLLPLLESVVQSNRPLLILAEDVEGEALATLVVNKLRGGLKVAAVKAPGFGDRRKAMLEDMAVLTGGQVVSEDLGIKLENVTLDMLGEAKKVEISKDETTVVDGAGKQKEIDERVKQIKGQIEETTSDYDREKLQERLAKLAGGVAVIKVGGATEVEVKERKDRVDDAMHATRAAVEEGIVPGGGTALLYAVKALDGLKGQNNDQTVGIDIVRRSLQAPVRQIAENAGFDGSVIAGKLLEQDDFNYGFDAYNGEYCDLVKAGVIDPTKVVRTAVQDAASVAGLLITTEAMIAEHPDENSDSQGGGGAGAGGMGGMGGMGGMGGMGF, from the coding sequence ATGGCAGCCAAAGACGTACGCTTTAGTCAGGACGCCCGGCAGCGGATGCTGCGCGGCGTCGACACGCTCGCCGACGCGGTCAAGGTGACGCTCGGCCCGAAGGGCCGCAACGTCGTCATCGACAAGTCGTTCGGGTCCCCGCGGAGCACCAAGGACGGCGTGTCGGTCGCCAAGGAGATCGAGCTCCAGGACAAGTTCGAGAACATGGGCGCCCAGATGGTCCGTGAGGTCGCGACCAAGACCTCGGACGTTGCAGGCGACGGCACCACCACGGCGACCGTACTGGCGCGCGCGATCGTGCGCGAAGGCGCCAAGGCGGTGGCCGCCGGCATGAACCCGATGGACCTGAAGCGCGGCATCGATCAGGCCGTGGAGAAGGTCGTCGAGGACGTGCGCAAGCGCAGCCGCCAGATCTCGACCAACGACGAGGTCACGCAGATCGGCACGATCTCCGCCAACGGCGACAAGGAGATCGGCGGCATGCTGGCCGACGCGATGAGCAAGGTCGGTCAGGAAGGCGTGATCACGGTCGAGGAGGCCAAGAGCCTGGAGACCGAGCTCGACGTCGTCGAGGGCATGCAGTTCGATCGCGGGTATCTCTCGCCTTACTTCGTGACGAACAGCGAGAAGATGCTCTGCGAGATGGAGAATCCCTACATTCTCCTGCACGAGAAGAAGCTGAACAGCCTGCAGCCGCTGCTGCCGCTGCTGGAAAGCGTCGTTCAGTCCAACCGTCCGCTGCTGATCCTCGCCGAGGACGTCGAGGGCGAGGCGCTGGCGACCCTGGTGGTCAACAAGCTGCGCGGCGGCCTCAAGGTCGCGGCGGTGAAGGCGCCGGGCTTCGGCGATCGCCGCAAGGCGATGCTGGAGGACATGGCGGTCCTGACCGGTGGTCAGGTCGTCTCCGAGGATCTCGGCATCAAGCTGGAGAACGTCACCCTCGACATGCTGGGTGAGGCCAAGAAGGTCGAGATCAGCAAGGACGAGACCACGGTCGTCGACGGCGCTGGCAAGCAGAAGGAGATCGACGAGCGGGTCAAGCAGATCAAGGGTCAGATCGAGGAGACCACCTCGGACTATGACCGCGAGAAGCTGCAGGAGCGCTTGGCCAAGCTGGCTGGCGGCGTAGCCGTGATCAAGGTCGGCGGCGCCACCGAGGTCGAGGTGAAGGAGCGCAAGGATCGCGTCGACGACGCGATGCACGCCACCCGCGCGGCCGTCGAGGAAGGCATCGTGCCCGGCGGCGGTACGGCGCTGCTGTACGCCGTCAAGGCGTTGGACGGCCTCAAGGGCCAGAACAACGACCAGACGGTCGGCATCGACATCGTCCGTCGCTCGCTGCAGGCGCCGGTGCGTCAGATCGCCGAGAACGCCGGCTTCGACGGCTCGGTGATCGCCGGTAAGCTGCTGGAGCAGGACGACTTCAACTACGGCTTCGATGCCTACAACGGCGAGTACTGCGACCTGGTCAAGGCCGGCGTGATCGACCCGACCAAGGTCGTGCGCACCGCCGTGCAGGACGCCGCGAGCGTGGCGGGTCTGCTGATCACGACCGAGGCCATGATCGCGGAGCACCCGGACGAGAATTCCGACAGCCAGGGCGGCGGCGGCGCCGGCGCCGGTGGCATGGGCGGAATGGGTGGCATGGGCGGTATGGGCGGCATGGGCTTCTAA
- a CDS encoding inositol monophosphatase family protein, with protein MPRFDPDTVSRLIRETAETEILPRFRHLADGEVMRKQGGELVTVADEAAEARLSQLLSDHLPGSVVLGEEGAARDPSVFDRLNDSDPVWVIDPIDGTNNFAAGRETFAVMVALVQGGETLAAWIDMPARDTCIAGVAGAGATHDGERIILDQPELAAAEMSGTLNASTFATKAMARQVDKRRSRVSAVKTLGCAGAEYVRLVSGEIRFALFTKLMPWDHAPGSFILAEAGGVARLLDGHDYVPTRREGNGLLHAYSEQAWHTVYEALFGDL; from the coding sequence ATGCCCCGCTTCGATCCCGACACCGTCAGCCGCCTGATTCGCGAAACCGCGGAAACGGAAATCCTGCCGCGCTTCCGTCACCTTGCGGACGGGGAGGTGATGCGCAAGCAGGGCGGCGAGCTGGTGACGGTCGCCGACGAGGCGGCGGAAGCGCGCCTGTCGCAGTTGCTGAGCGATCACCTGCCAGGCTCCGTCGTGCTGGGCGAGGAGGGGGCTGCGCGCGATCCCAGCGTGTTCGACCGGCTGAACGACAGCGATCCCGTCTGGGTCATCGATCCCATCGACGGCACCAACAACTTCGCCGCTGGCCGGGAGACGTTCGCGGTCATGGTGGCTTTGGTGCAGGGCGGGGAAACGCTGGCTGCCTGGATCGACATGCCGGCCAGGGACACATGCATTGCCGGCGTCGCCGGTGCCGGGGCGACGCACGATGGCGAGCGGATCATTCTCGACCAGCCGGAACTGGCCGCCGCCGAGATGTCGGGCACGTTGAACGCCAGTACCTTCGCCACGAAGGCAATGGCCCGACAGGTCGATAAGCGTCGGTCCCGTGTAAGCGCGGTCAAGACGCTTGGGTGTGCGGGAGCGGAATACGTCCGCTTGGTTTCCGGCGAGATCCGCTTCGCCCTGTTCACCAAGCTGATGCCCTGGGACCACGCCCCGGGATCCTTCATCCTGGCGGAAGCCGGTGGCGTCGCCCGTCTGCTCGACGGTCACGACTACGTCCCCACCCGTCGCGAGGGGAATGGTCTTCTGCATGCCTATAGCGAGCAGGCCTGGCACACGGTTTACGAGGCCCTGTTCGGCGATCTGTAG
- a CDS encoding HAD family hydrolase produces the protein MSDAARPRGLLFDWDNTLVDSWAAIHHALRVTFEALGHRPWSFEETKANVRKSAREAFPELFGAEAARATEIFYDTFAQDHLESLTPLPGAHDLIVGLAQEGYAVGVISNKQGQLLRAEAAALGWDRHLMAVVGANDAVRDKPDPAVVDYTLAGGPMADVERGRLWFVGDTDIDLACAHNGGCVPVLLRETPPAAGEFEGCAPAQHFPNCGALLAYLRAH, from the coding sequence ATGAGCGATGCCGCACGACCGCGCGGCCTACTGTTCGACTGGGACAACACCCTGGTCGACAGTTGGGCGGCCATTCACCACGCCCTGCGGGTCACGTTCGAAGCGCTTGGCCATCGTCCTTGGAGTTTCGAGGAGACCAAGGCGAACGTGCGCAAGAGTGCGCGCGAGGCCTTCCCGGAACTGTTCGGCGCTGAGGCGGCTCGGGCGACCGAGATCTTCTACGACACCTTCGCGCAGGATCATCTGGAGAGCTTGACGCCGTTGCCCGGCGCCCATGATTTGATCGTGGGCCTGGCGCAGGAGGGCTACGCGGTGGGCGTGATCTCCAATAAGCAGGGTCAACTGCTGCGCGCCGAGGCGGCCGCGCTTGGCTGGGACCGGCATCTGATGGCCGTGGTCGGCGCGAATGATGCGGTGCGTGATAAGCCGGACCCGGCGGTGGTGGATTATACGCTCGCCGGCGGTCCGATGGCGGATGTCGAGCGGGGGCGGCTGTGGTTCGTTGGCGACACCGACATCGACCTTGCCTGCGCACACAACGGCGGCTGCGTGCCGGTTCTGCTTCGGGAAACGCCGCCGGCGGCGGGCGAGTTCGAGGGATGCGCCCCCGCCCAGCACTTCCCGAACTGCGGGGCCTTGTTGGCTTATTTGCGCGCCCATTAA